The Vitis vinifera cultivar Pinot Noir 40024 chromosome 12, ASM3070453v1 genome has a segment encoding these proteins:
- the LOC100854860 gene encoding protein PELPK1, translating into MAHHHEPSILLPLLLITLSLMSGKEVLASRHLLETTLSTVPELHKVELPPLPTLPTLPKFELPPLPKVEIPSLPHVPTLQEPQLPTLPKPELPTVPHVPALEKPELPELPSLPHLPDLPKLTLPTIPTLPKDIPFPSLSPPHSTTSP; encoded by the coding sequence ATGGCTCATCACCATGAACCATCCATTCTGTTGCCTCTGCTGCTCATCACTCTGTCCCTAATGAGTGGCAAAGAAGTTCTCGCATCTCGTCACCTTCTCGAAACCACATTGTCTACGGTTCCTGAGCTTCATAAGGTGGAATTGCCACCTCTTCCTACACTCCCTACTTTGCCTAAATTTGAACTGCCACCTCTTCCCAAGGTTGAGATTCCATCTCTGCCTCATGTCCCAACTCTACAAGAGCCCCAGCTGCCGACTTTGCCCAAGCCTGAATTGCCAACCGTTCCACATGTCCCAGCTTTGGAGAAGCCTGAACTGCCAGAATTGCCTAGTCTGCCCCATCTACCTGACCTGCCTAAGCTCACACTACCTACCATCCCAACCCTTCCAAAGGACATACCCTTCCCTTCTCTTTCCCCACCCCACTCAACCACTAGCCCTTGA